From a region of the Leptidea sinapis chromosome 6, ilLepSina1.1, whole genome shotgun sequence genome:
- the LOC126964830 gene encoding uncharacterized protein LOC126964830 isoform X3, whose translation MTHTRNIKAWVCIVCMATSLAAPAPRPTLTLDIIDMAAISRMTPQQLEHLAEGLAAEEIMRTKRSSAQQALTSVVSKASSGIQSKVGLLGQASAGAASLFASASSKTGHEEHHPGYSYEPHEEKYDFLGLKKSIFYTLFQAVKAITGGVTILKGQLIKGGGHLAATLGKVISVKGDAVSNLGKKIVSSAALSEKKPHATAVYGPPPSHIEFAAPTGYSAPTAPAHYAHSAPTGFAAHKYPSQLDDIPAYNTGLDAEHLQNYQV comes from the exons ATGACTCACACACGTAATATAAAG gCCTGGGTATGCATCGTGTGCATGGCCACATCTCTGGCCGCCCCGGCACCTCGACCGACCCTGACATTGGACATCATCGACATGGCAGCAATCAGCAGAATGACGCCACAACAGCTGGAACATCTCGCTGAAGGCCTGGCTGCCGAAGAAATCATGAG AACCAAACGTTCTTCAGCACAACAAGCACTAACTTCAGTGGTATCCAAAGCATCGTCTGGTATCCAGAGCAAAGTGGGTTTACTGGGACAGGCTTCAGCCGGAGCTGCCTCGCTGTTCGCATCAGCTTCCAGTAAGACGGGACATGAAGAACACCATCCTGGATATTCATACGAGCCG CACGAAGAGAAATACGACTTTTTAGGATTAAAGAAATCCATTTTCTACACCCTCTTCCAAGCCGTTAAGGCGATAACTGGTGGAGTGACCATCTTGAAAGGACAGCTCATCAAAGGCGGTGGCCACCTGGCTGCGACCCTCGGGAAAGTCATCTCTGTGAAGGGAGACGCCGTTAGCAACTTGGGGAAGAAAATTGTGAGCTCTGCAGCCTTGAGTGAGAAGAAGCCCCATG cCACAGCAGTATATGGGCCTCCTCCATCACATATAGAGTTCGCGGCGCCAACCGGCTACAGCGCCCCCACTGCGCCTGCCCATTATGCCCATTCTGCGCCCACAGGTTTTGCAGCACACAAATATCCATCTCAATTAGACG ATATTCCTGCATATAATACAGGACTTGATGCGGAACATTTGCAGAATTATCAAGTTTAG
- the LOC126964830 gene encoding uncharacterized protein LOC126964830 isoform X1, producing MTHTRNIKAWVCIVCMATSLAAPAPRPTLTLDIIDMAAISRMTPQQLEHLAEGLAAEEIMRTKRSSAQQALTSVVSKASSGIQSKVGLLGQASAGAASLFASASSKTGHEEHHPGYSYEPHEEKYDFLGLKKSIFYTLFQAVKAITGGVTILKGQLIKGGGHLAATLGKVISVKGDAVSNLGKKIVSSAALSEKKPHATAVYGPPPSHIEFAAPTGYSAPTAPAHYAHSAPTGFAAHKYPSQLDGRGKLNGVHAGVVILTPLGEPSTSEAHQPGYTPLEPPPSILNSVYSAIKGVFSAATHDHHSLPSYQEPPPPQPAPPFKPMSWGAVDSYGEPAMVESYPEYDPRNTANSNIPYDYVTAKKSVIPSIYKHEGLTPAKIQKINHNLDKLAAYMNENQRSSEVGPNFNKDYVKMFHKGQVPFLPTPVISDNEIGVLPAESLPDNDSLTSSTTTSTSKPNNTTESENTRRKKDLKFILRGNRIVQV from the exons ATGACTCACACACGTAATATAAAG gCCTGGGTATGCATCGTGTGCATGGCCACATCTCTGGCCGCCCCGGCACCTCGACCGACCCTGACATTGGACATCATCGACATGGCAGCAATCAGCAGAATGACGCCACAACAGCTGGAACATCTCGCTGAAGGCCTGGCTGCCGAAGAAATCATGAG AACCAAACGTTCTTCAGCACAACAAGCACTAACTTCAGTGGTATCCAAAGCATCGTCTGGTATCCAGAGCAAAGTGGGTTTACTGGGACAGGCTTCAGCCGGAGCTGCCTCGCTGTTCGCATCAGCTTCCAGTAAGACGGGACATGAAGAACACCATCCTGGATATTCATACGAGCCG CACGAAGAGAAATACGACTTTTTAGGATTAAAGAAATCCATTTTCTACACCCTCTTCCAAGCCGTTAAGGCGATAACTGGTGGAGTGACCATCTTGAAAGGACAGCTCATCAAAGGCGGTGGCCACCTGGCTGCGACCCTCGGGAAAGTCATCTCTGTGAAGGGAGACGCCGTTAGCAACTTGGGGAAGAAAATTGTGAGCTCTGCAGCCTTGAGTGAGAAGAAGCCCCATG cCACAGCAGTATATGGGCCTCCTCCATCACATATAGAGTTCGCGGCGCCAACCGGCTACAGCGCCCCCACTGCGCCTGCCCATTATGCCCATTCTGCGCCCACAGGTTTTGCAGCACACAAATATCCATCTCAATTAGACG GACGTGGAAAATTGAACGGTGTGCATGCCGGAGTCGTAATATTGACGCCGCTGGGCGAGCCTTCTACGAGCGAGGCACATCAGCCAGGATACACTCCCCTTGAACCCCCACCTTCCATCCTAAACTCCGTGTACTCCGCTATAAAAGGCGTCTTCTCAGCAGCTACACATGATCATCACTCACTCCCTTCATACCAAGAACCTCCCCCGCCTCAACCCGCTCCCCCATTCAAACCAATGTCATGGGGCGCCGTAGACTCTTACGGAGAACCAGCAATGGTTGAAAGTTATCCTGAATATGATCCACGTAACACTGCTAATTCGAACATACCTTACGATTATGTTACTGCAAAAAAATCCGTGATTCCTTCTATTTATAAGCACGAAGGTCTAACACCTGCTAAAATCCAAAAGATCAACCACAATCTAGATAAACTAGCTGCATATATGAATGAAAACCAAAGATCCTCTGAAGTAGGGCCAAATTTCAACAAAGACTACGTGAAAATGTTTCATAAAGGTCAAGTCCCATTCTTACCAACTCCTGTGATAAGTGACAATGAAATAGGTGTCCTTCCCGCTGAATCACTCCCTGATAATGATTCCCTGACTAGTAGTACTACTACGTCCACTTCCAAACCAAATAATACGACTGAAAGTGAAAACACTCGGAGGAAGAAAGATTTAAAGTTTATTCTGCGAGGGAACAGGATCGTTCAAGTTTGA
- the LOC126964830 gene encoding uncharacterized protein LOC126964830 isoform X2, giving the protein MTHTRNIKAWVCIVCMATSLAAPAPRPTLTLDIIDMAAISRMTPQQLEHLAEGLAAEEIMRTKRSSAQQALTSVVSKASSGIQSKVGLLGQASAGAASLFASASSKTGHEEHHPGYSYEPHEEKYDFLGLKKSIFYTLFQAVKAITGGVTILKGQLIKGGGHLAATLGKVISVKGDAVSNLGKKIVSSAALSEKKPHATAVYGPPPSHIEFAAPTGYSAPTAPAHYAHSAPTGFAAHKYPSQLDELIVMSSVDDDEIIPMPQPSPELIYRYNDLFNSIW; this is encoded by the exons ATGACTCACACACGTAATATAAAG gCCTGGGTATGCATCGTGTGCATGGCCACATCTCTGGCCGCCCCGGCACCTCGACCGACCCTGACATTGGACATCATCGACATGGCAGCAATCAGCAGAATGACGCCACAACAGCTGGAACATCTCGCTGAAGGCCTGGCTGCCGAAGAAATCATGAG AACCAAACGTTCTTCAGCACAACAAGCACTAACTTCAGTGGTATCCAAAGCATCGTCTGGTATCCAGAGCAAAGTGGGTTTACTGGGACAGGCTTCAGCCGGAGCTGCCTCGCTGTTCGCATCAGCTTCCAGTAAGACGGGACATGAAGAACACCATCCTGGATATTCATACGAGCCG CACGAAGAGAAATACGACTTTTTAGGATTAAAGAAATCCATTTTCTACACCCTCTTCCAAGCCGTTAAGGCGATAACTGGTGGAGTGACCATCTTGAAAGGACAGCTCATCAAAGGCGGTGGCCACCTGGCTGCGACCCTCGGGAAAGTCATCTCTGTGAAGGGAGACGCCGTTAGCAACTTGGGGAAGAAAATTGTGAGCTCTGCAGCCTTGAGTGAGAAGAAGCCCCATG cCACAGCAGTATATGGGCCTCCTCCATCACATATAGAGTTCGCGGCGCCAACCGGCTACAGCGCCCCCACTGCGCCTGCCCATTATGCCCATTCTGCGCCCACAGGTTTTGCAGCACACAAATATCCATCTCAATTAGACG AGTTAATAGTGATGTCGTCAGTCGATGACGATGAAATAATACCGATGCCCCAGCCCTCGCCAGAATTAATTTATCGATATAACgatttattcaattcaatttggTAA